One stretch of Nicotiana tabacum cultivar K326 chromosome 18, ASM71507v2, whole genome shotgun sequence DNA includes these proteins:
- the LOC142172572 gene encoding uncharacterized protein LOC142172572, with amino-acid sequence MAGDKETQSTTGNLDSTNPLYMHPSESAVMTLVPVVFYGTGYRSWRRGVLRALSVKNKVGFITRKCKKPNLDEVTYNQWARCDDMVTSWILNSLSKDLADNLQFVNNAKELWQELEDRYNQTNGAKLY; translated from the coding sequence ATGGCTGGAGACAAGGAAACTCAAAGTACAACTGGTAATTTGGATTCGACTAACCCACTATACATGCACCCATCGGAGAGTGCCGTAATGACGCTAGTTCCTGTCGTTTTTTACGGAACTGGATACAGATCCTGGAGAAGAGGAGTCCTTAGGGCTTTGTCAGTAAAGAACAAAGTCGGATTCATCACAAGAAAGTGTAAGAAACCTAACCTTGATGAAGTGACCTACAATCAGTGGGCTCGTTGCGATGATATGGTTACATCGTGGATTTTAAATTCACTCTCAAAGGATCTAGCTGATAATCTACAATTTGTCAACAACGCTAAGGAGTTATGGCAAGAGTTAGAAGATAGATATAATCAGACTAATGGAGCGAAGCTTTATTAA
- the LOC107781836 gene encoding MACPF domain-containing protein At1g14780 isoform X1, with amino-acid sequence MSNINSIVEKAIDSLGKGFDLTCDFRLKYCKGDERLVLLNETVTKEIIVPGFGAFNNVPVDIKCDKGDRVRFQSDILTFNQMSEFMNRKSSVAGKIPSGLFNSMFGFQSGSWATDAANTNYLGLDGYFIILFDVHIDRSPLLLSDQVINDVPSTWDPAALARFIEKYGTHIIVGLSIGGQDVVLVRQDKLSNMEPSQLKDQLDELGDQLFTGICNFSPHQCKTREQKHKALEAFNVFDPQPNIFSDFPSATTKDGVTVICSKRGGDLTANTHSEWLLTVASKPDAIGFNFIPITSLLKAVPGMGFLSHAINLYLRYKPPIADLQYFLDFQAHKMWAPVHSDLPLGPTTNRSIRPPALHFNLIGPKLYVNPTQVIVGKTPVTGMRLYLEGVKCDRLAIHLQHLLNTPVLLQDKIDEPLTWRGSEDVPDHDRYSEAIQWKKFSHVCTAPVKYDPKWTSSGEDLSFIVTGAQLHVKKHETKSILHLRLLYSKVSKSCIVQSQWMQCDSESCTKSGSFVSAGLSEKEKTPLVVVDSGVYPTGPPVPLQTQKLLKFVDTTQLCRGPLNSPGHWLVTGAKLDLERGKICLRVKFSLLNMSS; translated from the exons ATGAGCAATATTAATAGTATTGTAGAGAAAGCTATCGACAGCCTCGGAAAAGGCTTCGATTTGACCTGCGATTTTCGACTAAAGTATTGTAAAGGAGACGAAAGACTTGTGTTGCTCAATGAAACTGTCACAAAGGAGATCATTGTACCTGGTTTTGGAGCTTTTAATAATGTCCCTGTTGATATTAAATGTGATAAAGGCGATCGAGTTCGATTTCAATCTGATATTCTTACTTTTAATCAg ATGTCTGAATTTATGAACAGGAAAAGTTCAGTGGCAGGGAAAATACCATCAGGATTGTTTAATTCAATGTTTGGGTTTCAGAGTGGTTCATGGGCAACTGATGCAGCAAATACAAACTATTTAGGGCTTGATGGTTACTTCATTATATTGTTTGATGTTCATATTGATAGAAGTCCTCTTCTTTTGTCTGATCAAGTTATAAATGATGTTCCTTCAACTTGGGATCCTGCTGCTCTTGCAAG GTTCATAGAGAAATATGGTACCCACATAATTGTGGGGTTGAGTATAGGAGGACAAGATGTGGTCCTAGTTAGGCAAGACAAATTATCCAACATGGAACCATCACAACTCAAGGACCAATTGGATGAACTTGGTGATCAGTTATTCACTGGCATTTGTAACTTCTCTCCACACCAATGCAAAACACGAGAACAAAAGCATaag GCTCTAGAGGCATTCAATGTTTTTGATCCACAGCCCAATATCTTCAGCGACTTCCCATCAGCTACCACAAAAGAT GGAGTAACAGTGATATGTTCAAAAAGAGGTGGAGATTTAACAGCAAACACACACAGTGAATGGCTTCTAACAGTAGCTTCAAAGCCAGATGCAATTGGCTTCAACTTCATTCCCATCACTTCCCTTCTCAAAGCTGTTCCTGGCATGGGTTTCTTATCACATGCTATCAACCTTTATCTTCGAT ACAAGCCACCTATAGCAGATTTGCAGTATTTTCTGGATTTTCAAGCGCACAAGATGTGGGCCCCTGTTCATAGTGATCTTCCTTTAGGCCCAACTACAAATAGGTCCATTCGACCTCCAGCCCTTCATTTCAATTTGATAGGCCCCAAGCTTTACGTAAACCCAACTCAG GTAATTGTTGGAAAAACACCAGTAACTGGTATGCGACTTTATCTTGAAGGGGTCAAGTGTGACAG GCTGGCCATACATCTTCAACACTTGCTAAATACTCCAGTACTCCTTCAAGATAAAATAGATGAACCATTAACATGGCGCGGATCCGAAGATGTACCCGATCATGATCGATACTCTGAAGCCATTCAATGGAAAAAATTCTCACACGTATGCACAGCCCCTGTAAAGTACGATCCAAAATGGACATCCTCAGGGGAAGACTTGAGCTTCATTGTCACAGGAGCTCAACTCCACGTTAAAAAACACGAAACCAAGAGCATTTTACATCTTAGACTTTTATATTCCAAGGTTTCCAAGTCTTGCATTGTGCAATCTCAATGGATGCAATGTGACTCAGAAAGTTGTACAAAGTCAGGTAGTTTTGTGTCGGCCGGTTTATCGGAGAAGGAGAAGACGCCGCTAGTGGTGGTGGATTCCGGCGTGTATCCGACGGGTCCACCGGTGCCACTGCAAACGCAAAAGCTACTAAAATTTGTGGATACAACACAGTTATGTAGAGGGCCATTGAATAGTCCAGGGCATTGGTTAGTCACTGGGGCTAAATTGGACTTGGAAAGAGGCAAAATTTGCTTGCGTGTTAAATTCTCCTTGTTAAATATGTCTTCTTAA
- the LOC107781836 gene encoding MACPF domain-containing protein At1g14780 isoform X2 — protein sequence MSEFMNRKSSVAGKIPSGLFNSMFGFQSGSWATDAANTNYLGLDGYFIILFDVHIDRSPLLLSDQVINDVPSTWDPAALARFIEKYGTHIIVGLSIGGQDVVLVRQDKLSNMEPSQLKDQLDELGDQLFTGICNFSPHQCKTREQKHKALEAFNVFDPQPNIFSDFPSATTKDGVTVICSKRGGDLTANTHSEWLLTVASKPDAIGFNFIPITSLLKAVPGMGFLSHAINLYLRYKPPIADLQYFLDFQAHKMWAPVHSDLPLGPTTNRSIRPPALHFNLIGPKLYVNPTQVIVGKTPVTGMRLYLEGVKCDRLAIHLQHLLNTPVLLQDKIDEPLTWRGSEDVPDHDRYSEAIQWKKFSHVCTAPVKYDPKWTSSGEDLSFIVTGAQLHVKKHETKSILHLRLLYSKVSKSCIVQSQWMQCDSESCTKSGSFVSAGLSEKEKTPLVVVDSGVYPTGPPVPLQTQKLLKFVDTTQLCRGPLNSPGHWLVTGAKLDLERGKICLRVKFSLLNMSS from the exons ATGTCTGAATTTATGAACAGGAAAAGTTCAGTGGCAGGGAAAATACCATCAGGATTGTTTAATTCAATGTTTGGGTTTCAGAGTGGTTCATGGGCAACTGATGCAGCAAATACAAACTATTTAGGGCTTGATGGTTACTTCATTATATTGTTTGATGTTCATATTGATAGAAGTCCTCTTCTTTTGTCTGATCAAGTTATAAATGATGTTCCTTCAACTTGGGATCCTGCTGCTCTTGCAAG GTTCATAGAGAAATATGGTACCCACATAATTGTGGGGTTGAGTATAGGAGGACAAGATGTGGTCCTAGTTAGGCAAGACAAATTATCCAACATGGAACCATCACAACTCAAGGACCAATTGGATGAACTTGGTGATCAGTTATTCACTGGCATTTGTAACTTCTCTCCACACCAATGCAAAACACGAGAACAAAAGCATaag GCTCTAGAGGCATTCAATGTTTTTGATCCACAGCCCAATATCTTCAGCGACTTCCCATCAGCTACCACAAAAGAT GGAGTAACAGTGATATGTTCAAAAAGAGGTGGAGATTTAACAGCAAACACACACAGTGAATGGCTTCTAACAGTAGCTTCAAAGCCAGATGCAATTGGCTTCAACTTCATTCCCATCACTTCCCTTCTCAAAGCTGTTCCTGGCATGGGTTTCTTATCACATGCTATCAACCTTTATCTTCGAT ACAAGCCACCTATAGCAGATTTGCAGTATTTTCTGGATTTTCAAGCGCACAAGATGTGGGCCCCTGTTCATAGTGATCTTCCTTTAGGCCCAACTACAAATAGGTCCATTCGACCTCCAGCCCTTCATTTCAATTTGATAGGCCCCAAGCTTTACGTAAACCCAACTCAG GTAATTGTTGGAAAAACACCAGTAACTGGTATGCGACTTTATCTTGAAGGGGTCAAGTGTGACAG GCTGGCCATACATCTTCAACACTTGCTAAATACTCCAGTACTCCTTCAAGATAAAATAGATGAACCATTAACATGGCGCGGATCCGAAGATGTACCCGATCATGATCGATACTCTGAAGCCATTCAATGGAAAAAATTCTCACACGTATGCACAGCCCCTGTAAAGTACGATCCAAAATGGACATCCTCAGGGGAAGACTTGAGCTTCATTGTCACAGGAGCTCAACTCCACGTTAAAAAACACGAAACCAAGAGCATTTTACATCTTAGACTTTTATATTCCAAGGTTTCCAAGTCTTGCATTGTGCAATCTCAATGGATGCAATGTGACTCAGAAAGTTGTACAAAGTCAGGTAGTTTTGTGTCGGCCGGTTTATCGGAGAAGGAGAAGACGCCGCTAGTGGTGGTGGATTCCGGCGTGTATCCGACGGGTCCACCGGTGCCACTGCAAACGCAAAAGCTACTAAAATTTGTGGATACAACACAGTTATGTAGAGGGCCATTGAATAGTCCAGGGCATTGGTTAGTCACTGGGGCTAAATTGGACTTGGAAAGAGGCAAAATTTGCTTGCGTGTTAAATTCTCCTTGTTAAATATGTCTTCTTAA